Proteins co-encoded in one Listeria ivanovii subsp. ivanovii genomic window:
- a CDS encoding carbamoyl phosphate synthase small subunit, translating into MTKRILMLEDGNYFIGEAIGSEKETIGEVVFNTGMTGYQETITDPSYYGQIITFTYPLVGNYGVNRDDFESINPAVKGVVVREAAEYPSNWRNQLTLSQFLKEKGIPGIAGIDTRKLTKLIRKEGTLKGILAAETANKEELLHHLRSVRLPVDQVHEVSSAKAFASPGDGKRVVLVDYGVKSSILRELNKRNCYVTVVPYNTTAEEILAMHPDGVMLSNGPGDPKDVPEALEMIRGIQGKLPLFGICLGHQLFALANGADTFKLKFGHRGANHPVKELATGRVDFTAQNHGYAVDKDSLVNTDLKVTHIELNDETVEGLAHKEYQAYTVQYHPEANPGPSDVNYLFDEFMEMMNVKEEGELHA; encoded by the coding sequence ATGACAAAGCGAATTTTGATGCTAGAAGATGGTAATTACTTCATCGGTGAGGCGATTGGTAGTGAAAAAGAAACAATTGGTGAAGTCGTCTTTAATACGGGAATGACAGGCTATCAAGAGACAATTACAGACCCTTCTTATTACGGTCAAATTATTACTTTTACTTATCCATTAGTTGGGAATTACGGCGTGAACCGAGACGATTTTGAGTCAATTAATCCGGCAGTCAAAGGGGTTGTAGTAAGGGAAGCCGCTGAATATCCTTCCAACTGGCGCAATCAACTTACTTTAAGCCAATTTTTGAAAGAAAAAGGAATTCCGGGAATTGCGGGAATTGATACTCGGAAGTTAACCAAATTGATTCGTAAAGAAGGCACGTTAAAAGGAATTTTGGCAGCAGAAACCGCGAATAAAGAAGAATTGCTACATCATTTACGTTCTGTTCGTTTGCCAGTTGATCAAGTACATGAAGTATCCTCGGCTAAAGCATTTGCAAGTCCAGGAGACGGGAAACGAGTAGTGCTAGTAGATTATGGTGTGAAAAGTTCGATTTTACGAGAATTGAATAAACGGAATTGCTATGTGACGGTGGTTCCTTATAATACAACGGCAGAAGAAATTTTGGCGATGCACCCTGATGGTGTGATGCTTTCAAATGGACCGGGAGACCCGAAAGATGTTCCAGAAGCGCTCGAAATGATTCGCGGTATTCAAGGGAAATTACCACTATTTGGGATTTGCTTAGGACACCAATTATTCGCTCTTGCAAATGGAGCTGATACTTTCAAACTGAAATTCGGCCATCGCGGAGCAAATCATCCAGTGAAAGAACTCGCAACAGGACGGGTCGACTTCACCGCGCAAAATCATGGTTATGCAGTGGATAAAGATTCACTTGTTAATACAGATTTAAAAGTAACGCACATTGAATTAAATGATGAAACAGTAGAAGGACTTGCACATAAGGAATATCAAGCTTATACCGTCCAATATCACCCAGAAGCAAACCCCGGACCAAGCGATGTAAACTATCTTTTTGATGAGTTTATGGAAATGATGAATGTGAAAGAGGAGGGTGAATTACATGCCTAA
- a CDS encoding dihydroorotase, whose protein sequence is MYVLKNGQVLNEAGELENKDVLIQNGKVNLIADSIDMTSGEVFDATDKVIAPGFIDVHVHLREPGGEHKETILTGTKAAARGGYTTICSMPNTKPVPDSKARMESLQAKIHETAQVRVLPYASITTSLGTDELVDMEALKEAGAFAFTDDGVGVQLAGTMYEAMKRAAKLDMAIVAHCEDNSLIYGGVVHDGIFAEKAGLKGIPNIAESVQIARDVLLAEAAGCHYHVCHISTKESVRVVRDAKQAGIRVTAEVSPHHLILDEEDIPGNDGNWKMNPPLRSKEDRAALLEGLLDGTIDFIATDHAPHAAGEKNVAMEKAAFGIVGLETAFPLLYTHFVKTNEWTLKQLIDWMTVKPATCFNLPYGKLEEGSVADIVVLDLAKESKIDPATFYSKGKNTPFVGEACIGWPVATFAEGTLVYSEGEIK, encoded by the coding sequence ATGTACGTATTAAAAAATGGACAAGTACTAAATGAAGCAGGCGAACTGGAAAACAAAGATGTACTAATTCAAAATGGCAAAGTGAACTTAATCGCAGACTCGATTGATATGACAAGTGGTGAAGTTTTCGATGCAACGGATAAAGTTATTGCACCAGGTTTTATTGATGTGCATGTACATCTTCGTGAGCCAGGCGGAGAACATAAAGAAACCATTTTGACCGGAACAAAAGCAGCCGCACGTGGCGGATATACAACCATTTGCTCCATGCCAAATACGAAACCAGTTCCAGATTCAAAAGCGAGGATGGAAAGTTTACAGGCGAAAATTCACGAAACAGCGCAAGTTCGCGTTTTACCATATGCATCCATTACGACTAGTCTTGGAACAGACGAACTAGTCGACATGGAAGCTTTAAAAGAAGCAGGCGCATTTGCCTTTACCGATGATGGGGTTGGTGTGCAATTAGCAGGTACTATGTATGAAGCAATGAAACGGGCCGCAAAATTGGATATGGCGATAGTGGCACACTGTGAAGACAATTCGCTTATCTACGGTGGCGTTGTCCATGATGGCATTTTTGCTGAAAAAGCAGGATTAAAAGGAATTCCTAATATTGCGGAGTCGGTTCAAATTGCTCGCGATGTTTTGCTGGCTGAAGCGGCTGGTTGTCATTATCACGTCTGCCATATTTCGACTAAGGAATCTGTGCGCGTCGTACGAGATGCCAAACAAGCTGGAATCCGAGTAACAGCAGAAGTTTCGCCACATCACTTGATTCTTGACGAGGAAGATATTCCTGGAAATGACGGGAATTGGAAAATGAATCCGCCGCTAAGAAGTAAAGAAGATCGCGCGGCACTACTAGAAGGTTTACTAGACGGCACGATTGATTTTATCGCAACCGACCATGCACCACATGCTGCTGGAGAAAAGAATGTAGCAATGGAAAAAGCGGCATTTGGTATCGTTGGCTTAGAAACAGCTTTCCCATTACTATATACACATTTTGTCAAAACAAACGAATGGACGTTAAAACAACTGATTGACTGGATGACTGTAAAACCAGCAACGTGCTTTAATCTTCCATACGGCAAACTAGAAGAAGGCAGTGTAGCAGACATCGTAGTTCTTGATTTAGCAAAAGAAAGCAAAATCGACCCAGCAACTTTTTATTCAAAAGGTAAGAATACCCCATTTGTCGGAGAAGCATGTATCGGCTGGCCGGTAGCGACTTTTGCAGAAGGGACACTTGTTTACTCAGAGGGGGAAATAAAATGA
- a CDS encoding aspartate carbamoyltransferase catalytic subunit — translation MKNLLSMEALTVHEIEHLLEQAAQFKRGKKATLNEQAFAVNMFFEPSTRTLTSFEVAEKKLGVEVVSFDAASSSMTKGETLYDTLLTMQAVGVNVAVIRHSEENYYEGLEKLDIALVNGGDGCGEHPSQSLLDLFTIKEQFGTFQGLKVAIAGDIRHSRVANSNMKVLKRLGAELYFSGPKEWFDESCLEFGTYLSVDEIVEKVDVMMLLRVQHERHSGTEQFTKEGYHSKFGLTIERAAKLKPDAIIMHPSPVNRDVEIADSLVESEKSRIVTQMTNGVFIRMAILESILKEQEMRAELCTY, via the coding sequence ATGAAAAATTTGTTGTCAATGGAAGCCTTAACCGTCCATGAAATTGAGCATTTATTAGAGCAGGCGGCACAGTTTAAACGAGGTAAAAAAGCAACTTTAAATGAACAAGCATTTGCAGTTAACATGTTTTTTGAACCAAGTACGAGAACGCTCACTAGTTTTGAAGTAGCAGAGAAAAAGCTAGGTGTGGAGGTAGTTTCCTTTGATGCAGCAAGTTCTAGCATGACAAAAGGAGAAACATTATACGATACGCTTCTTACAATGCAAGCGGTTGGAGTAAATGTGGCAGTCATTAGGCACTCGGAAGAAAATTACTACGAAGGACTTGAAAAATTAGACATTGCCCTTGTGAATGGTGGAGATGGTTGCGGGGAACATCCTAGCCAGTCACTACTCGATTTATTCACGATAAAAGAACAGTTTGGAACTTTTCAAGGATTGAAAGTGGCGATTGCTGGAGATATTCGTCATAGTAGGGTCGCAAATTCTAATATGAAAGTGCTAAAACGACTTGGAGCAGAGCTTTATTTCTCCGGGCCAAAAGAATGGTTTGACGAAAGTTGCTTAGAGTTTGGGACTTACTTATCTGTAGATGAAATCGTCGAAAAAGTAGATGTGATGATGCTACTCCGGGTACAACATGAGCGCCATAGTGGAACCGAACAATTTACAAAAGAAGGATATCATTCGAAATTCGGCCTAACAATCGAACGAGCAGCAAAATTAAAACCAGATGCAATTATCATGCACCCAAGTCCAGTTAACCGCGATGTGGAAATTGCAGATAGTTTAGTGGAAAGCGAAAAATCACGCATTGTTACGCAAATGACAAATGGCGTTTTTATAAGAATGGCGATACTAGAATCAATTTTAAAAGAACAGGAAATGAGGGCGGAACTATGTACGTATTAA
- a CDS encoding solute carrier family 23 protein — translation MTETTETLTKPVLDIHERPSLNKWIILSIQHLFTMFGSTIFVPSVTGLSPGVALVSSGLGTLAYLGITRGKIPAYLGSSFTFIAPITALLAAKSGGGPGAVMVGTFSVGVVYAIVSLIVYYAGIDWIQKVLPPIVVGPVIMVIGLSLAPSAAAMAMGTNKGAYDLKTLAVALITLLATIIAMMFFKGFMGLIPILFGFTVGYLTSMAFGMVDYTLIQNASFFQIPDFTIPFVNMDPVITVSVVLSMAPLAFVTMAEHMGHQLLLNRITNKNFFKDPGLHRSLLADGTASIIASLIGGPPVTTYGENIGVLAITKVYSVFVIGGAAVFAILFGFIGYINAVITSVPTAVLGGISLLLFGVIATSGLRMMIENQIDLSINRNMIIASVVLVVGIGGLFIKAGTFQLSGMALAAVIGIILNLVLPAEHKSA, via the coding sequence ATGACAGAAACGACAGAAACTTTGACTAAACCAGTACTAGATATACATGAAAGACCAAGCTTAAATAAATGGATTATTCTTAGTATCCAACACCTTTTCACAATGTTTGGCTCGACTATCTTTGTGCCAAGTGTGACAGGGTTAAGTCCGGGAGTTGCGCTTGTATCTAGCGGACTCGGGACACTTGCTTATCTCGGAATTACTCGCGGTAAAATCCCCGCATATCTAGGTTCATCCTTTACTTTTATTGCACCAATAACAGCGCTTCTTGCAGCAAAGTCTGGCGGAGGTCCTGGTGCAGTTATGGTTGGAACGTTCTCAGTTGGGGTAGTATACGCGATTGTTTCTCTGATAGTTTACTACGCTGGAATTGATTGGATTCAAAAAGTATTACCACCGATTGTAGTTGGACCAGTCATTATGGTTATCGGTTTGTCGCTTGCTCCAAGTGCTGCTGCAATGGCAATGGGGACAAATAAAGGTGCCTATGACTTAAAAACATTAGCTGTAGCACTAATAACATTGCTTGCGACTATTATCGCGATGATGTTCTTCAAAGGGTTTATGGGTTTGATTCCGATTTTATTCGGTTTCACAGTAGGTTATTTAACGAGTATGGCTTTTGGAATGGTTGACTATACATTAATCCAAAATGCTTCTTTCTTCCAAATTCCAGACTTCACGATTCCGTTTGTCAATATGGATCCAGTCATTACTGTATCAGTAGTCCTTAGTATGGCGCCACTTGCTTTTGTCACAATGGCAGAACATATGGGACATCAACTATTACTTAATAGAATTACAAATAAGAACTTCTTTAAAGATCCAGGACTTCACCGTTCACTTCTTGCGGATGGTACAGCTTCGATTATCGCATCGCTAATCGGTGGACCACCTGTAACTACTTACGGAGAAAATATCGGTGTCTTGGCAATTACAAAAGTATATAGTGTGTTTGTTATCGGTGGAGCAGCAGTTTTCGCTATCCTGTTTGGTTTTATCGGTTACATTAATGCCGTAATTACTTCTGTTCCAACAGCGGTTTTAGGCGGGATTTCCTTGCTACTATTCGGGGTTATCGCGACAAGCGGACTTCGGATGATGATTGAAAACCAAATTGATTTAAGTATCAATCGTAATATGATTATTGCTTCGGTTGTACTTGTTGTTGGGATTGGTGGTCTGTTCATCAAAGCAGGTACGTTCCAACTTTCTGGAATGGCTCTAGCAGCAGTGATTGGAATTATCTTAAATCTAGTTTTACCAGCCGAACATAAATCAGCATAA
- the pyrR gene encoding bifunctional pyr operon transcriptional regulator/uracil phosphoribosyltransferase PyrR gives MQKQVVVMDEAAIKRALTRVSYEIIERNKGTKNLALVGIKTRGIYLAQRLHTRILEIEGIDIPVGDIDITLYRDDLSFKDDETREPAVHGTNIPFDINGKKVVLVDDVLYTGRTVRAAMDALMDVGRPAQIHLAVLADRGHRELPIRADYVGKNIPTSGNERVEVRLTDVDHAEDAVIINKNE, from the coding sequence ATGCAAAAACAAGTAGTAGTCATGGACGAGGCAGCAATTAAACGTGCTCTTACTCGCGTTAGTTACGAAATTATTGAGCGAAATAAAGGCACAAAAAATTTAGCGTTAGTCGGAATCAAAACACGTGGTATTTATCTCGCGCAAAGATTGCATACGCGTATTCTCGAAATTGAAGGTATCGACATTCCGGTTGGGGATATCGATATTACACTATACCGAGATGATTTATCATTCAAAGATGACGAAACAAGAGAACCAGCTGTTCATGGCACTAATATTCCATTTGATATTAATGGAAAGAAAGTAGTACTTGTAGATGATGTGCTTTATACTGGTCGAACAGTGCGTGCCGCAATGGATGCGCTAATGGATGTAGGTAGACCAGCACAAATTCATTTAGCAGTTCTAGCAGACAGAGGCCATAGGGAACTACCTATCAGAGCAGACTATGTGGGGAAAAATATTCCAACGTCTGGCAATGAACGAGTAGAAGTTCGGCTGACGGATGTGGATCATGCAGAAGATGCCGTCATCATTAACAAAAATGAATAA
- a CDS encoding STAS domain-containing protein, which translates to MTILNHLLEQRETIVEEWQAYYVSVDDPYIFTLESNSRLTDETRLVLENLFIGMTENQEKMNRFANSLGSAQFITTLGISHILFHIRLLEKFILDYVQRTNSTSLHYQELYEFTVSLHQNFSSFTQHLIEGYTFATEQTMQQKENQLIKNSTRLIWLAEFVFLLPLIGEITDDRAKQIVKTALQEVCTQPIKYLILDLSGMQLESQNIGEYIHQFFSSLKLVGVTPIVTGIRPETAKLMVQTNLTDHKNIKTFSTLRQATKFLLKEKEAKK; encoded by the coding sequence ATGACCATTTTAAATCACTTATTGGAACAGAGAGAAACTATTGTTGAAGAATGGCAAGCATATTACGTTTCAGTAGATGACCCTTATATTTTCACGCTAGAAAGTAATAGTCGTCTTACAGATGAGACACGACTTGTTTTAGAAAATCTATTCATCGGGATGACCGAAAATCAGGAAAAAATGAACCGTTTCGCAAACAGTCTGGGTAGCGCACAATTTATCACCACACTCGGGATTTCGCACATTTTATTCCATATTCGTTTATTAGAAAAATTCATTCTAGACTACGTGCAAAGAACCAATTCTACTAGTCTCCATTATCAAGAATTATATGAGTTCACCGTGTCACTTCACCAAAATTTTAGCAGCTTCACACAACATTTAATAGAGGGATATACATTTGCAACAGAACAAACGATGCAACAAAAAGAAAATCAATTAATTAAAAATTCTACCAGATTAATTTGGTTAGCCGAATTTGTTTTTCTTTTACCATTAATTGGGGAAATAACGGATGATCGCGCCAAACAAATTGTGAAAACAGCGCTACAAGAGGTTTGCACCCAGCCAATAAAATACTTAATTCTTGATTTATCCGGCATGCAATTAGAATCGCAAAACATTGGCGAATACATCCATCAATTCTTCTCCTCCTTAAAACTAGTTGGTGTAACTCCGATTGTCACAGGGATTAGACCAGAGACTGCTAAACTGATGGTACAAACCAATTTAACAGACCACAAAAACATTAAGACCTTCTCCACTTTGCGTCAAGCAACTAAATTTTTATTAAAAGAAAAAGAAGCAAAGAAGTAG
- a CDS encoding RluA family pseudouridine synthase, with the protein MQSETLIIEEKNARERIDKAVAELTGKSRSAIQIMLKSGDITVNGEIAKPNYKVQVGDEIHLEVREPETLEVLAEDIPLDIYYEDKDMLVVNKPEGMVVHPSAGHASGTLVNALLFHCKDLSGINGKIRPGIVHRIDKDTSGLLMVAKNDHAHESLAKQLKDKTSDREYIALVHGDIVHQKGTIEAPIGRAKEDRQKMAVVRDGKEARTHFEVIERLEGYTLINCKLDTGRTHQIRVHLKYIGHPLAGDPKYGPKNTLKGNGQFLHAAKLGFDHPTTGERMTFEAPLPSSFEKVLKTLRQED; encoded by the coding sequence ATGCAAAGTGAAACACTGATTATAGAAGAGAAAAATGCTCGTGAACGAATTGATAAAGCAGTTGCTGAACTCACTGGAAAGAGCCGTTCCGCTATTCAAATAATGCTGAAAAGTGGAGATATTACCGTAAATGGTGAGATAGCGAAACCAAATTATAAAGTACAAGTTGGCGACGAAATCCATTTAGAGGTGCGTGAACCAGAAACGTTAGAAGTGCTTGCTGAAGATATTCCGCTAGATATTTACTATGAAGACAAAGATATGCTTGTTGTGAATAAGCCAGAAGGAATGGTTGTTCACCCATCAGCCGGGCATGCGAGTGGAACGCTGGTGAATGCACTTCTTTTTCATTGTAAAGATTTATCTGGAATTAATGGTAAAATCAGACCAGGAATTGTACACCGAATTGATAAAGATACCTCTGGCTTACTTATGGTTGCTAAAAATGACCATGCCCATGAATCACTTGCAAAACAATTAAAAGACAAAACATCTGATAGAGAATATATCGCACTTGTTCATGGTGATATTGTCCATCAAAAGGGAACTATTGAAGCTCCAATCGGCCGCGCAAAAGAAGATCGTCAAAAAATGGCGGTTGTTCGTGACGGCAAAGAAGCAAGAACGCATTTTGAGGTAATCGAACGCTTAGAAGGGTACACGCTAATTAATTGTAAACTTGATACAGGTCGCACGCACCAGATTCGTGTTCATTTGAAGTATATTGGCCATCCACTTGCAGGAGACCCAAAATACGGACCTAAAAATACCCTAAAAGGCAACGGACAATTTCTTCATGCAGCCAAACTGGGATTCGACCATCCGACAACAGGCGAACGGATGACTTTTGAAGCGCCACTTCCAAGTTCGTTTGAAAAAGTTTTAAAGACATTACGTCAAGAAGATTAA
- the lspA gene encoding signal peptidase II has translation MYYYLITLAVIALDQLTKWIVVQNMEIGQKIEVIPGFLYWTSYRNNGAAWSILEGHMWFFYLITVIVIGIIIYIMQKYAKGKRLFSVSLAFVLGGAIGNFIDRILHQEVVDFVQTVWGNYYFPIFNVADASLSIGVVLMLVYVFVDDRKTKGIK, from the coding sequence ATGTATTATTATCTAATCACCCTAGCTGTTATTGCGCTAGATCAATTGACTAAATGGATTGTTGTTCAAAACATGGAAATTGGCCAAAAAATAGAAGTTATTCCTGGATTCTTATACTGGACAAGTTACCGTAATAACGGAGCCGCTTGGAGTATTTTAGAAGGGCATATGTGGTTTTTCTATCTTATTACTGTTATTGTTATTGGAATTATTATTTATATTATGCAAAAATATGCCAAAGGAAAACGACTATTTTCTGTTAGTTTAGCGTTTGTTTTAGGTGGTGCGATTGGTAATTTTATCGACCGAATCTTGCATCAAGAAGTAGTAGATTTTGTTCAAACCGTATGGGGTAATTATTATTTCCCGATTTTCAATGTGGCAGATGCTTCGCTCTCAATTGGTGTCGTACTAATGCTCGTGTATGTTTTTGTAGACGACCGCAAAACGAAAGGAATTAAATAA
- a CDS encoding NCS2 family permease, whose protein sequence is MQKFFNKVFRLNEHKTNIRTEFLAGMIGFFTVAYIIVVNSSILAEAGVPYQGAVLATIFISAVGCLIMGFWSNAPLILMPGMGINALFAYNLVGGMGLSWQVALAAVTMSGLLFMILAFTPLAGKLNQAIPLILKQAITVGLGLFLIFLGLEKGEIVTRGKHGIIALGNIHDPFVLATLVTLLLTMILVIRKIPGAFLWSLIIGTLVGVIFGITNTTSATTISVAPWSDVLFQADFSGMASISFWSAVFTMTMVIVFETVGLTNGQVRQLKQTEKLPRILKASSVTAFLSGLFGTSPTISALESGSMFASGAKTGLATVTTGIFFIASLFLMPVLSFIPNSAIAPILIVIGMSMLQEFKEMDLSNAAETFSALLIIVLIPFTYSIADGIAAGFIAYPILRAFTKKEERTSPVMYVIAALFLLQFIIQ, encoded by the coding sequence ATGCAGAAATTTTTCAACAAAGTTTTTCGGCTGAACGAGCATAAAACCAATATCCGGACAGAATTTTTGGCTGGTATGATTGGCTTTTTTACGGTGGCATACATCATTGTCGTCAATAGCTCGATTTTAGCTGAAGCTGGAGTTCCTTATCAAGGAGCGGTACTAGCGACGATTTTTATCTCGGCGGTAGGTTGTTTGATAATGGGATTTTGGTCCAATGCACCACTTATTCTAATGCCTGGTATGGGGATTAATGCGCTTTTTGCGTATAACCTTGTAGGCGGAATGGGACTAAGTTGGCAGGTGGCGCTTGCTGCTGTCACGATGAGTGGGTTACTATTTATGATTCTTGCATTTACACCACTTGCAGGAAAACTAAATCAAGCAATCCCGCTTATTTTGAAGCAAGCAATTACGGTTGGGTTAGGATTATTCTTAATCTTTCTCGGGCTTGAAAAAGGCGAAATTGTCACCCGTGGAAAGCATGGTATTATCGCACTTGGTAATATTCATGACCCGTTCGTTTTAGCAACCCTTGTGACGCTTTTATTAACGATGATTCTAGTTATTCGTAAAATCCCTGGCGCTTTCTTATGGAGTTTAATAATTGGAACGTTAGTGGGTGTCATTTTTGGCATCACAAATACGACAAGTGCGACGACGATAAGTGTGGCACCTTGGAGCGATGTGTTGTTCCAAGCTGATTTTTCCGGAATGGCGAGTATTAGTTTTTGGAGTGCAGTTTTTACGATGACGATGGTTATTGTGTTTGAAACAGTAGGGCTTACAAATGGACAAGTAAGACAACTGAAACAAACCGAAAAATTACCACGCATTTTAAAAGCAAGCTCTGTAACAGCTTTCTTATCTGGATTATTTGGCACAAGTCCAACTATTTCGGCACTCGAAAGTGGTTCTATGTTTGCTAGTGGAGCGAAAACTGGTCTCGCAACTGTTACGACCGGAATTTTCTTCATCGCATCGCTTTTCTTAATGCCAGTGCTATCTTTTATTCCAAATAGCGCGATTGCTCCAATTTTAATTGTGATTGGGATGTCGATGCTTCAAGAATTTAAAGAAATGGATTTATCGAATGCGGCAGAAACTTTTTCGGCACTACTTATTATTGTGCTGATCCCATTTACGTATAGTATTGCAGACGGAATTGCAGCTGGTTTTATTGCGTATCCAATTCTCCGTGCTTTTACGAAGAAAGAGGAACGTACATCACCAGTCATGTATGTGATTGCAGCTTTATTTTTGCTTCAATTTATCATACAATAA
- a CDS encoding MATE family efflux transporter, with the protein MQQTATYLAKWKQFLIIFSPIVITQLTLFSMTFFDTTMSGNYSNQALAGVAIGSSFWAPINAAFSGLLMAITPIVAQLIGAKKEKEVKNTVHNGLYIAIILAIILILINFLVVPTLLTHMPVTAEVATIARHFLNGICIGIPAFFISAILRSFIDSLGLTRVTMFITLCTVPFNIFLNYCFIFGNFGFPEMGGAGSGYATGITYWLVVLVSIILIQTQTRLRKFGIFKGFTVIQFSKIKEIIGIGVPNALTILFETGIFSAVTIFMGAFGTETIAAHQSANSVCTLLYAFPLSVASTLTILGGYETGAKRLKDAKQYRHIGMTAAILIGCINGAVLFFFRNTIAGFYTNDPRLSDLIMQFLVYAILFQFADAVLSPVLGALRGYKDVAVTSVVAFISYWIIGLPVGYALSFTNLGPFGYWIGLSTGLFVAAIILSIRVRKTERKLAL; encoded by the coding sequence TTGCAACAAACAGCAACTTACCTAGCAAAATGGAAACAGTTTTTAATCATTTTCTCACCAATTGTGATTACGCAGCTGACACTGTTTTCCATGACCTTTTTTGATACCACAATGAGTGGAAATTATTCTAATCAGGCGCTTGCCGGTGTAGCAATTGGGAGTTCTTTTTGGGCGCCAATTAATGCCGCTTTTTCAGGTTTACTAATGGCGATCACACCGATTGTGGCGCAATTAATTGGCGCAAAGAAAGAGAAAGAAGTTAAAAACACGGTGCATAACGGACTTTATATCGCGATTATTTTAGCTATTATCTTAATTCTTATTAATTTCTTAGTAGTTCCGACGCTATTAACGCATATGCCTGTAACAGCGGAAGTGGCAACTATTGCTCGCCATTTCTTAAATGGAATTTGTATTGGAATTCCTGCTTTTTTTATTTCTGCGATATTGCGGTCGTTTATTGATTCACTAGGGCTTACAAGAGTGACCATGTTCATTACTCTTTGTACGGTGCCGTTTAATATCTTTTTGAATTATTGTTTTATTTTTGGGAACTTCGGATTTCCTGAAATGGGTGGAGCTGGTAGTGGATATGCGACCGGTATTACGTATTGGTTAGTCGTTTTGGTTAGTATTATTCTGATTCAAACACAAACTCGGTTACGCAAGTTCGGTATATTTAAAGGATTTACAGTCATCCAGTTTTCCAAAATAAAAGAAATTATCGGGATTGGTGTTCCGAATGCTTTAACGATTTTATTTGAAACGGGCATTTTCTCTGCTGTAACAATTTTTATGGGTGCATTTGGTACAGAAACCATTGCGGCGCACCAATCTGCTAATAGTGTTTGTACGCTCCTTTATGCTTTTCCACTTAGTGTAGCTTCTACTCTAACAATTCTCGGTGGTTACGAAACTGGCGCCAAACGTTTAAAAGATGCCAAGCAATATCGCCATATTGGGATGACCGCTGCGATTTTAATTGGTTGCATTAATGGAGCGGTATTATTTTTCTTCCGAAACACTATTGCGGGTTTTTATACTAATGATCCACGACTAAGTGATTTAATTATGCAATTTCTTGTGTATGCCATCTTATTCCAATTTGCTGATGCTGTGTTGTCTCCTGTTCTCGGAGCGCTACGTGGTTATAAAGATGTCGCCGTTACATCGGTTGTTGCTTTTATTTCTTACTGGATAATTGGGCTTCCGGTTGGATACGCGCTATCTTTTACAAATTTAGGACCTTTTGGCTACTGGATTGGTTTAAGTACCGGCTTGTTCGTTGCCGCAATTATTTTATCAATTCGTGTTCGGAAAACAGAAAGAAAATTAGCCTTATAA